Sequence from the Rutidosis leptorrhynchoides isolate AG116_Rl617_1_P2 chromosome 3, CSIRO_AGI_Rlap_v1, whole genome shotgun sequence genome:
agtggttagagttaattcacgaaaatccccccccccccccccccccccccccccgagactcgaacccttggtctcctcgaacaccatgttaacatggtgaccaatgaggcaaagccccattggctcaAACGTATTTGAATCACACATGTCACCTGTCAGTTGTATAAACTTCTATTTATCCCAAGTAATCGAAACTCTTAGAGCGCTCCCAACAAAGACATAACTTCCTCCATGACTAACCAATaattcagcgccacatcagcacctccTTCTCACCTCCTTTTCCAGGACTAAACCTGGACTAACCCACTGCCAACCATGACACTCCTCcttcaattttttttaattattttttttattttttatattatcaaataattattaatatttataaaatacattttaaataacaaacataaaactaccatttcattaaaaaaaaattacaataattaaaaattaaacattacgacaattaaaaaaaaaaaaaattacaatccttaaattaataatttaaaaaattacaataattaaaaaactactcgtcgtcgttttCTTCatattcttcttcatcttcttcatcctcgTCATCGGGAATGTGTGAAGGTCCAGCGTCATCTTGATTGTTTGGGTTTTGTGTCGAGTCATATCGTATGCGATAATTTGGTGGAAGATTGTGTATGTGATCGACAAGCATACGTTGTAGTAGTCGATGAAGGCCCACATCTCTAAGTTCCGCGTCCATTCGCATATGCATATCAACGCTTTCTTGGAATGAGCCCGATCTTCATCGAACGGAACGATAATTGTCCTCGAGTCCACAAAATGCACGGCCGTTGTCCTCggttatcatattatttaatatcacacatgttaacaaaattcttctaattTTGCGAATATAATACGGTCGTGCCGGATTGATTAAGTACGTTGATATCATTGTTTGAACCAGTTGATATCATTGCCGAATATAATACGGTCGTGCCAAATCCATCCATCGTACAATGCTAGCGCTTCAAGCATAATAGACGGGTAACCATGGTCACCTCGTGTATAATGACCCTTCCAACGGGCCGGACAATTTCTCCAtctccaatgcatacaatcaatacttcCTAACATCCCCGGAAAACCATGTATTTGAGCATGTTTTGTGGTCAAACGTTGCACATCTTGTGCAGTTGGTTTTCTCAAATATTCGGGCCCGAACAAGTGGTAAACACATTTGCAAAAATTGTTTAAACAATCATATGAGGTTTGCTCACCCATATGCAAATACTCATCAAAAACATCGGCCGAATCGGCATAAGCTAGTTGACGTATGGCGGATGTTACTTTTTGAACAATATTAAAACCAAGTAATCCCGTTGCATCACGTCTTTGAGTAAAATAAGTAAAATATGGTGGAACTGGAGTCTGAGAAAAGTTTAATATACCTTGACATATACGAAGAAATATAGGTTTGCTCATTCGATAACGATTACGGAAATAATCGTCCGGATATATGggattgtcggaaaaataatcattccatagTAACTGTGCACGCCCCTGACGATCTCTATGTAAATATCTTCTAGGTGCCCGTGGTATTGGTTCTACTTCTTCGTTATCACTCAATTCATCTAACAAATCAATTAGTTCGAGTGCTCGATTCGTAGTGGTCTTCGTGATCGATAATATCATATTTACCTCTTTTTGATCGGGATTTTCGTTATTGGAACTCATTTTGTTATTTGGGTGAACAAAATGATGAAAAAGGTAGAATATATAAATTGAGAGTGgtgaaaatataaaagaaatatatgtttgagtgtgtaaaatgaagtaaatggttggtgtttatatagtgtaaaattgattaaataaaaaaaaaatatacaactaGCCGTTGCTAGCCGttgtataatttttattaattttttttttcctaacGGCTAAATGTCCCAAAAATCCGTCCACATATATGTTGTAAAAGAACGAGATCGTGGGCGACGGGCTGGGCGACCCCCTGGGTGCCGACCTGGGCGCGGTCGTGCCATCAAGGCCCTCGTGGGCGAGTTTTTGGGCGGAGATgggcgatgcccgttgggaccacTCTTActgatatataatttattaatttgtAGTAGTGAATAAATATAACTTTGCAATTTAAAATGGTCAATTTTCCTAACAACGGTACTAAGCGTTGTCGTTAAGTGTAATAAAAGTTATGTACATAtcaattatttatttaatttacagTGACTATTATGAAATTGTATAAAACATTAAAACTATTATGCATTTTAAAAGCTCTAATATTTGTCATTCGATGAATAAATCTATTTAACAAAAGGAAATCATATTGTTTTTCTTGTTTGTGTGGTTCTTTTTAATTTGTGTAACGTACACTTTAAATCTCATGTGAGTTGTTACAAAATACTTGtacttgttataattcagtaggcttataactacctttaatggcctAGTTCTTGATTatagactaataagtatatagagagagaatatgagagaagtatgtgttttATATGTGTTTTTAAAGTATATAAATTatgaactcataacacacatatttatacacaaaaaaatatactatgcaatgaatataataataataaaattaacatccaatctagatattttataacactcccccttggatgacaattttattagagaataactagtactgcctcgttaaaaaccttgctaaagaaaacccattgagataaaactttagctaagggaaaaagagtgcagcatagagttgactccccctcaagtagacattgctgagtcgtcacatcttttgaacttgcctcatgccaatattgtgaacgtgtgttctgaaaatagcggttggaagtgctttggtataaagatcagcagagttgttgattgaacgtatctcattttaatctggttgtcttttacgagatcttgagtatataagaagaatctgaggttttcatctgaaactgtatcatctaaatcttttatgtataagtttagcccctgtgatttgtctacagtctcctccatggtttgctcaaacccttgtttcaattcctattcccttgtagtcttttctgagccttaccaacataccattcttttccatcaaacttatgaccgttaagaccgtctatggctttggcgcctcgtcagtatttatattttgttcagtcacttttgatactcttctttcattgtattatgcaagctgcattatcttcatatatagttgttggtgaagatagtttttagtcttttatagcgttctagtccacaagaatcaataatgatttgtgtcattgatctcaaccaaacacattttcgagtagtttcatataatgcaatcacttcgccatgatttgatgatgttgcaacaagtgtttgttttaagaacgccatgattttgtggtacctccatttaggagtacatatcgagtttgagatttatctttatgaggatttgatgaatgacctgcatatacataatcaaccaaatcttgttttgaaacgttagaataaaataattttaaatcagcagtttctcaagggtatcaaaatatgtgtttgtcccattccaatgtctttttgtaagggctgagttgaaccttgtcaacaaattaactgcaaaagaaatgtcaggtcttgtacaatttgtaagatacataacagtcccaattgcactaatatatggaacttctgatccgttaatatcttcatgatcttcttggggatgaaatggatcagtgtcaatattgagtgatctaacaaccaattggttttatctttaaaaaatgttttaaaatcttttgagtataagttgtttgatgtacaagtagaccattaggcatatgctcaatttgcaatccaaggtaatacttggttttttcaagattttttatttcaaaataattctttagaagttgaataatttcatagatttctttatctgttcatatgatgttaagaacattgacataaacaactacgatcagatatccgaacattgtttttataaaacatacgtgcaaaataagtttataagtatacccatttttttttatcaagtagtcatttaatcggttatgccacatacgtcccgtttgtataaacccatttagaaatctttgtgatttaatggaatatattcccttgggttttacattagatgcttatgataccttaaccctttaggtatattcatatatatcactattaagtgatccatacagataagtagtaacaacattcatgagatgcatttaaataactaccaggtttattaagtatctaataagtaattgtatccattacaggaggataagttttcctcctaattcatttctggtctttgtgggaaatattgagttacaagtctagttttgccttgtaacttcatttgcacatttcttttcggataaaaattcatttgtatcccatacgtttcacatctttaaaagtgataacgattgatccgaaaacttttcttttatcgagcgattctaattcagctcgtattgctcctttccattgagctcaatcatgtccattttgtatattcaatgatagattttagttccagatcatcatctttattcatgaagtcattgtaacattatatgaaaatatctcatagagattttaatttcattttggttccataatattgcataatttatcgcaattttagtattttcatttatcaatatcctctgcagaaggaatattgatttgtggttcttcttgaacactttcttttacctcattatcagctgattttctttttcgaggattttttatcttcggaaccaattgatcttccacgtttaatgcgtggcaaagactcaatagTGACATATTGCcaacttttggaatttcaattcgagctggagcatttatcgctggtatatatgatttagtcaccttttttatatctgtaag
This genomic interval carries:
- the LOC139902255 gene encoding uncharacterized protein, which produces MSSNNENPDQKEVNMILSITKTTTNRALELIDLLDELSDNEEVEPIPRAPRRYLHRDRQGRAQLLWNDYFSDNPIYPDDYFRNRYRMSKPIFLRICQGILNFSQTPVPPYFTYFTQRRDATGLLGFNIVQKVTSAIRQLAYADSADVFDEYLHMGEQTSYDCLNNFCKCVYHLFGPEYLRKPTAQDVQRLTTKHAQIHGFPGMLGSIDCMHWRWRNCPARWKGHYTRGDHGYPSIMLEALALYDGWIWHDRIIFGNDINWFKQ